The sequence TGATGTCCTCGTGAATGAGGACCGCGACGGTCTCTCAGCTCCAGTCGGAGTGGACGAAGCCCGCTTCGGGCTTGTCGCGGCGCTGGTAGGTGTGCGCGCCGAAGGCGTCACGCTGCGCCTGCGTGAGGTTCTGCGGCAGCTCCGGGCTCCGGTAGCTGTCCAGGTACGCCAGGCTCGACGTGAACACCGGCACTGGGATGCCCAGCCGCACCGCCGTTCCCACCAGGCGCCGCCATGCCGGAGCCATCTTCGTCAGCACCGGCGCAAACGCGTCCGACACCACCAGGTTCGGCAGCTCCGGCTGCTGCGTGAAGGCCTCGCGCAGCGGGCTCAGCAGCTTCGCGCGGATGATGCAGCCACCCCGCCAGATGCGCGCCATCTCCGCCAGCGACACATTCCAGCGGTACTCCTTCGACGCCGCCTGGATGAGCCGCATCCCCTGCGCGTACGTCACCACCCGCGCCGCGTACAGCGCGTCATGCGCCCAGGACACGAGGTTCGCCTTCTCCTCGTCCGTGAGCGACAGCGGCGGTGCCGGGAGCTTGGCACTGGCCGCCACGCGCTCCTCCTTCATCGCCGACAGGTTGCGCGCATCCAGCGCCGCCGCGATGGACGGCACCGGAATCCCCAGGTCCAGCGACACCTGCACCGTCCACTTGCCCGTGCCCTTCTGGCCCGCCTTGTCCAGCACCAGATCCACCAGCGGCTTGCCCGTCTCCGAGTCCTTCTTCCGCAGCACCTTGATGGTGGTCTCCAGCAGGAAGGACTCGGCGATGCCCTCGTTCCACTTCGCGAAGGTGTCCGCCAGCGCGTCCGCCGACAGCCCCAGCCCCCGGCGCAGCACGTCGTACGTCTCCGCCAGGAGCTGCATGTCCGCGTACTCGATGCCGTTGTGCACCATCTTCACGAAGTGCCCCGCGCCATCCGGGCCCACGTGCGTCACACACAGCCCCGACTCGGCCCGGGCCGCGATCGCCTCCACCACCGGGCGGATGAGCGCGTATGCCTCGGCCGGGCCCCCCGGCATCAGCGAGGGCCCGTGCCGCGCGCCCTCCTCACCGCCGGACACGCCCATGCCAATGAAGTGCAGGCCCTTCTCCCGGAACGCCTTCTCGCGGCGCTGCGTGTCGAGGAACCACGAGTTGCCGCCGTCAATCAGCACATCCCCCGGCGACAGCAGCGGCGCCAGCTGCTCCATCATCGAGTCCACCGGCGCGCCCGCCGTCACCATCAAGAGGATGCGGCGCGGACGTTCCAGCATTTGCACGAACTCTGCCAGCGAGCCCGTGCCCTTCATCTCCGGGTGCCCGTGCTTCGCGTGGATCGCGTCGATCTTCTCCGGGTGCCGGTCCCATGCCGCCACCTTGAAGCCGCGGTCCGCCACGTTGAGTGCGATGCTCGCCCCCATCACTCCCATGCCGGCCACGCCGAACTGGAATGCGCCCTGGGAATTCGCTGCTGAACTCATCGAGTCCTCCTGGAGGATCCGCCCTTGGGGCGGATCCGAGTCTGCGTCACTGTCCCGCCGCCGCCCGGTCCATGATCCACACCGCGTTCTGGATGCGCCCCGATGGCAGGTCCTCGCCCGAGAACACCCGCCGTGCGGCGTCCCGCTTGCCCTCGCCCGCCACCGCGAACAGTACATGGCGGGCCGCGTTCAACACCGGCAGCGTCAGCGTCAGCCGCCAGGGCGGAGGCTTGGGCCCCACCACCGCCAGCACCTTGCGCTCCTTCTCCTCCACCGAAGCCAACCCGGGAAACAACGAGGCCGTGTGCCCATCCTCGCCCATGCCCAGCAGCACCACGTCGAGCACGGGTGGCAGTAGCGCCTCGTAGTCCCTCGCGGCCGCGTCCCGGTCCTCGCGCTCGCCCTCCATGCGGCGGACCTGCTGCAGCGAGATGCCCCCGGGCCGGAAGAGCGTCTCCTCCGCGAGGAAGTAGTTGCTCTCCGGGTTGTCCGGCGGCACGCACCGCTCGTCCGCGAAGTAGAAGTCCACCCGCTCCCACGGCAGCTTCATGCCCGCCAGGATGCGGTAGATGGGCCCCACCGTCTTCCCGCCCGAGAGCGCGAAGCTGCACCGCCCCCCGCCCGCAAGCGTCCGCTGAAGCACCTCCGCGAGCCACTCGGCCGTCCGTGGCGCCAGCTCCGAGGACTCCACAACCCTCTTCTGCGTGGGGCTCACTTGATCACCGTCCAGCGCCGGCCGTCCTTCGCGAGCAGCTGTGCCGCCGCGTCCGGCCCCGTGCTCCCCGGTGCGTACTCGTGAATCGGGCCGCCCTGGCCAGACTCCAGCGCCCGGAGGATGGGAGTGACGTAGGCCCACGCCTGTTCCACGCTGTCCTTGCGCGCGAACAGCGTGGCGTTGCCGCGCATGCAGTCCAGCAGCAGGCGCTCGTAGGCCTCGGGCACGGGCTTGGCGAAGGACTCCGCGTAGCCGAAGTCCATGGTGACGCCAGCAATGCTCACGTCCTCGCCCGGCACCTTGGACTCGAACGAGAGGGCGATGCCCTCCTGGGGCTGGATGCGCAGCCGCAGCACGTTGGGCTGCAGCCGCTGGCACGCCTCGCCCGTGCTGAACAGGCTGATGGGCACCGCCTTGAAGTGGATGGACACCTCCGTGAGCCGCTTCGCCAGCTTCTTGCCCGCGCGCAGGTAGAAGGGCACGCCCTGCCAGCGCCAGTTGTCCACGTTCATCTTCATGGCCACGTAGGTGGGCGTGCGCGAGTCCTTCGCCACGCCCTGCTCCTCGCGGTAGCCCTTGTACTGGCCGGCCACCACGTGCGAGGCCACCTCCTCGCCCTCCACCGAGCGCAGCGCCCGGAACACCTTGTTCTTCTCGTCGCGGATGTCCTCCGCCCCGAACGAGGTGGGCGGCTCCATCGCGCACAGCGCCAGCACCTGCAGCAGGTGGTTCTGCACCATGTCGCGGATGACGCCCGTCTCGTCATAGAAGTGCCCGCGCCCGCCCTCCATCCCCAGCGCCTCCGTGGCGGTAATCTCCACGTGGTCGACGTAGTTGCGGTTCCACAGCGGCTCGAAGATGAGGTTGGCGAAGCGGAACACCAGGATGTTCTGCACCGTCTCCTTGCCCAGGTAGTGGTCGATGCGGAAGATCTGCCGCTCGTCCAGCACGGAGGCCAGGTTGCGGTTCAGCTCCTTCGCCGTCTCCAGGTCGCGGCCGAAGGGCTTCTCGATGACGAGCCGCCGCCAGGGGCGCTGGCCGGGCTGCTCCTCGCGCGGCAGCAGGCCGGCTCCGGCCAGGCCCTTGAGCAGGGGGGGGAAGGTGGAGGCGGGGGTGGCCAGGTAGTAGAGCTGGTTGCCCTGGGTGTTGTAGCGCTTGCCCACGGTGTCCAGGCGCTCGCGCAGCCGCTGGAAGGCGGCGGGGTCGTCATAGTTGCCGGAGATGCACTCCATCCGCGAGGCGAAGCGCTCCCAGGTGGGCTCGTCCAGGGGCTGGGTGCGAGCGAACTTCTGGAGGCCCTCCTTCACCTGGGCGCGGAAGGCGTTGTCGTCCTGCGCCGAGCGGCTGAAGGCCACCAGGGCGAACTCCTCCGGAAGGAGCCCGGAGCGGGCCAACTCGAAGAGGGCGGGGAAGAGCTTGCGCTGGGCCAGGTCTCCCGTGGCTCCGAAGAGGACGAGGATACACGGGTCCGGGCGATCCGCGCGGACGATGGGTTCGCCCTCGCGAGGGGTGGTCTGGATGTGCAGACCCTGGGCATCCATGCGGGCTTCCTCCGGGACTGAAGCGGTGGATGGGGGCACACCTTAAGAGGCTTTGCCCCCGGATGCTGGAGAAAGCGCGCGCAGTGTCCTTACCCGAGCAACTGCTTCCAGTTCTGTGCGCGAGCCCAGTCCTCGAAGGAGCGCCAGCCCACCTCGGGGTAGTCCTTGCGGAGGGCGGCGATGTCAGCGCTGTAACCCTTCGTGTCGAACCACTCGAACATGATGCCCATGTCCTCGTTCTGGGCACGCATCTGCGCCACGGGGACTTCCACGTACTTGAACGGCTTGCCGGAGGCGCGCGAGAAGAGCTCCGCCACCTGCTCACCGGACAGCTCGTTGGAGGCCAGGTTGATGCGCTTGCCGAGGAAGTGCTCGCGCCGGTCGATGACGAGCGCGCCGAAGTTGCCGATCTCCTCCACGCTGATGTGCTGCAGGACGCGCTTGCCGGGCATGGCGAGGGCGACGACGCCCTGCTTGAGGCCCCCGCCGAACCAGGAGCTCACGAGGTTCTCGGCGAAGAACACAGGGGCGATGATGGTGTAGGGGAGGCCGGACTTGACGAGGTACTCCTCGACGCGGGCCTTGCTGTCGAAGTGAGGGATGCCCGTCTCTTTGTCGGCGTCGGAGACGGAGGTGTAGACGACGTGCTTGACGCCGGCGGCCTTGGCGGCGTCCACGGCGGTGATGCCCTGGCGCGTCTCGGTGTCCATGCCGGCCTCGAAGGGCGTGCTCATGATGAAGACGGCATCCACACCCGTCATGGCGCGCACGAGCGCATCGCTGTCATCGAAGCTGCCCACGGCCAGCTCGGCGCCGAGCTGCTTGAGCGCGAGCGCCCCGGCGGAGTCCGGCTTGCGCGTGAGAGCGCGGACCTTGTGACCCTTCTTGAGGAGTGCGCGAGCGACCGCGCCACCCTGCTGGCCCGTGGCACCGGTGACAAGAACGGAGAGAGGCTTCGACATGGGGTTCCTCCTGGTTTCGAGTAGACGAAAGCCTCCTAAAGCAACCGGGATGCCATCGCCAAGTCCTTGATTCGCCGTGTGACGGCGGGGCAACAGCTCTCAATTTGAGAGGACGAGACCTCAAGGCGAGGAGGGTCTGGCGGATGTGCTGCTGGGGTCGAGCTAAGCAGGTTCTGCTTGGATTGCAGATCCCTGCTCACCTCATGCCGTGCCAGAGTGCCGCCATGCCCTCCTCCAAAGACCCTGTCTGCTCACGCTGGCATTTGCTGGGAGTCTCGACCGTGCTCGCCCTCACGGCGGCGGGCTGCGATCCCGTCGCTGCCAGCGCTCCCGCTGCGCCGCAGGCGCCTCTCACCCAGGCGGCCCAGAGGCTGAACTGCGAGGGCAGCGAGGTGAGCGGCTCATGCGAGTTCTACCAGGTGGCCGAGGCCGAGGCCGACACCTACGTCAAGATCGGGTCCCAGCGTGAGCAGGACAAAAACTATGGCCACGAGGCCAGCTTCGCCGTCAGCGGCTGGTACTATACGTACGGCTACCTCCGCTTCAACCTGGGCAACCTCCCCGCTGGCGTGCAGGTCCACTCAGTGAAGCTCTCGGCCACGGCCTTCAAGGGGTACTCCCAGAACGGTGATGGCAACGTCTACGCGTACCTGGTCCCGAACAACTCGTGGAATGAGTACTACCTGACCTGGAACTACCGGCCGTGGGAAGTCGGAGATCCGCTGGGCTCATGGTTCCTGTGGTACCCCGTCGGCGACAGGACCGAGGACAAGGTCGGCGTGAACGCGGATCCGAGCCTCATCCCGGTCGTCCAGAACGCCGCGAATGCCACGGATCGGCGGATCTCGTTCCTGCTCCGGATCAATGGCGCGTACAACACGACCTACTACTCGCGCGAGGAGGCGGTCGCCTCGAGGCGCCCCAAGCTCCAGGTCGGCTACGTCTGGCCGGCCCTCACGTCCGAGGACGCCTGGGCGAGCGCGAGCCCCGCGCCTCTCGCCCTCACGAAGCAGTCCGCGACGCTGCTGGCGGATGGCCGGGTGCTGGTGGCGGGAGGAGCCGACTCCGTGGGGTGGACGGCCAGTGCGGCGGTCTACTCGCCCGCCACGCGCACCTGGGCGTCCACGGCCTCCATGTTCGTGAAGCGCTATGGACACGGCGCCACGCTCCTGAGCTCCGGCGAGGTGCTCGTCACGGGCGGGGAGATCAGCAACGTTCCCACTGCGACCACCGAGCGCTACAGCGCCACCACCGGCACCTGGAGCGCCGCTGCCGCGATGTCGCAGCCCCGCTTCCGCCACACCGTGACGGTGCTGAACGATGGGCGGCTGCTGGTGGCCGGTGGCTTCGATGGAACCACTGGGATTGCGACCACGGAGTTCTACGCGCCGAGCTCTGGCACCTGGACGCCGGGGCCCTCCATGTCCACGCGCCGCTTCGGGCACACCGCGACCCTGCTGCCCGATGGGCGAGTGCTGGTGGCGGGCGGACACACCGGTGGGCAGGCGCTCGCCACCGCCGAGCTCTATGATCCGGCCACCAACACCTGGTCGGCCACCGGCACAATGAGCTCCAGCCACCACGGGCACGCAGCGGCTTTGCTTCCGGACGGCCGGGTTCTCGTGGCGAGCGGACTGACGCCCGGAGGACTCCCCACGCCGATCTCCGAGCTGTACAATCCCGCCACCGGGACGTGGGCGGCCACGGGCTCACTGACCACGGCGCGCAGCGAGTTCACCCTCGCAATGCTGCCCTCGGGCCGGGTGCTGGTGCTGGGCGGCATCAGCGGCTCGGGAGCAGTCACCTCCACGGTTGAGAGCTACGATGTCACCACGGGCACCTGGACGCAGGCCCCCGTGATGGGCACCGCGCGCCGCAACCTCTCGGCCACGGTGCTGCCCGAGGGGCGCATCCTTGTCGTCGGGGGGCAGCAGGATGGCACCACCGTGCCGCTCTCCTCCGCCGAGCTCTTCACGCCAGCAGGGGGACCCTGACCGATCACCCCCGAGGTCAAGGCGGTAGACTGCGCATCCATGGAGCCATCGAAGTCAGGCGGGTTGAGCTCGATACGCACCGTGTTGCGGATCGGTGCGGGGATCGTCGTGGGTGGGGGTCTGCTCGTGGGAGTGGTGTTCTGGGCCGTCTACGGGTGGGTTCGGGACTCGGCGCCCAGCCAGGCGGCGCAGGTGTTCCTCTCCGAGCACCCCATAGTCCAGGCCGATCTCGGGGAGCACATCCGGCTGAGTGGAATGCTGCAGGGGAAGTTCTCCGACCAGAGGCAGACCGGCTCCGCCAGGTTCACCTTGCCGCTGAGCGGGAGCCTGGGAAAGGGCATGGCCGAGGTTCAGCTGGCGAAGGATGGAGGCCTGTGGCGGGTGACGTCCGGCTTCTATCAAGGACGGGATGGAGTGCGTCGGGAACTGGTCGCGCAGGAGGAGGAAGGGGACGACAGCCGGAAGCAGCTGGTGCATGCCCACAGGCTCTACAAGTCGGGCAAGAGCCAGGAGGCGATCGCGGAGTTGAACGCGCTGCTGGAGCGATTCCCGGACGACGCGGAGGCCCTGTATTGGAGGGCGCAGATCCGGGCGAGGCTTGGAGAGAACGACGCGGCGCGCGAGGACATCCTCCGAGCGGTGGCTTTGAAGGTGGACTTGAGAGAGGCCTACCAGCTCCACGACTCCCTGCTGGCGCGAGAGCACCGGTGGGAGGAGATCATCCACGCCTGGACCGAGTACCTGGAGCGCCACCCGGAAGATGACGTGGCGCTGCTGGAGCGCGCAGGAACCTGGCACCACCAGGGCGACGAGGCGCGGGCCCTGGAGGATCTGAAGCGCTCGTGCGAGCTGGACAATGCCCAGGCCTGCGCGCTGCACAGGCGACAGACAGGGCAGTGAGCGAGGGGCTCGCTCACCTATTTCGCAGGACGGGCAAGCCCCTGCCCTCCCCGTTGATCCCCAGAAGGCTTGGAGATGCTGCATGCACTCGAAAGTGGCTCACCCTCGAACTCGTTTCTCGTCAGTCGCTGCTCTCTTCGCCACGGTCCTCGCCCTCTCTGTCGGCAGACCCACCGCCCACGCGGGGACGGAGCTCCAAGCACCGACGCAAGGCCTCGTCGGCCTGCTCGAACTGCCTGAGATCCTGGGAACCAGCGACCCGGCCGGACCTCCTGGGCAGGTGCAGGCCCAGGGCTCCGGCCGCGTTTCCGTGTTGGCCCGGCCCGATGCGAAGTCGCCCGTCGTGGCGCTGCTCGACGTGACGGGAATTACGGACCCGGCCGGGAAGCGGCTGTGCTCCTGGCGTTCAGAGACACCCAGCGCCACGCTCTGTGCCACCCTCGAACATGACTATGAAGCGGTGTCCCTGCTTGTGTATCGGACAAGCGGGGAGGGCTGGTTCGAGATCGCGCTCGACGGCCAAGGCAAGGCTCGCGGCTGGGTGAAGAGCTCGCCCCGAGCCACCTTCCGCCCCCTCGCTGTGCTCTTTCGCGATCGTCTGACGTACTTGACTCCAAGCTGGGACAGGACGCTGGCGCCGAAGCCCGGCGGAGCGGCCGCGCCGGGAGCCCCTCGGCCGGCCTTGAAACAGCCGGAGCCGGCCGTTCGGGTCAAATCGACGGCCACCGTCCGAGGCAAGCTCTGGCTCGAGGTGGACATCCTGGATGGCGTGTGCGGACAGAGTGATTCACCGAAGGTGCTCTCCTCCGGTTGGGTGCCGGCGCACTCGCAGGCGGACGGGAGGCTCGTCGTCTGGTTCTACTCCCGGGGCTGCTGAGCGGCCGTGACAACCGCTGCAGCGCCAATGCCGGTAGGATGCGCGCTTCCTCCCCAGGTGCAGTCATGGCTGCAGTGATTCTCGAAGCCCGCTGTGTCGCCCCCTTCGTCGTCCGGCTCCGCTTCAGCGATGGGCAAGAGGGCGAGGCGAACCTCAAGCCCTGCCTCTTCGATTGGGAAGCGGCGCGCGTGCCTGAGCTCTCCTCCGAGACGCGCGACTGGCTGCGCTCGCCGGAGAACTTTCAGACCGTCCGCGTGGACCCTGCGACGGGCACGCTCGCCTGGGGCGACAGGCGGCCGTTCAGTGCGTACCTGCTGTACTGGCGCGTGGAGAGGCATCGGGTGACGGCAGTCATCCGCTCGAAGGATGGGGCCGTCCTCTCCACCCAGGCGCTCGGCGGGAGGCACGAGGCCTGGACGAAGGGGCTCACCCTCGGGCGAGCCGAAACCAACATCGTCGTCGTGGATCAGGAAGGTGTGGCGCCGCACCACGCTCGGGTGACTATCGGCGGCGGTCATCACCCTCGCTATTTCATCGAGGTGGTGGAGGGAGAGACGGCCGCCGGAGGGACCCGTTCGTTCACGCCCGGCGAGCGCTGGAGTGTCCCCGCGCGGCAGCCGCTCCGGCTGGAGATGGGCGCCTGCACCGTGGAGATCGAGTGAGCACGGCTAGGTGACGAGGCGCCCCGCGCGAGCGAGCCGGAGCAAGCCAGCGCGGGCCTCGGACCACTGCCGCGTCAGCGCCTCAGACGGCTCGCCGAGCCTGCTCGTCGCGTCGAGCAGCGGGAACGTCGAGGCCATCGCGCGTGGGCTGGGCGAGCGATCGGCCGTCGGGAGAATGGTGGTTTTCCCGGCATGGACCTGTCGCTCGACGCGCACGACGCCGTCGGGCCAGCGCTCGACGAGGGCATTGACGACGGTGGAGACGGCGGCCTCCGGCAGTGGCTGCCCGGTCGCCTCGGCCCACCGCACCAGGACTGCGAGCCCACGCAGCACATCGTAGAAGTAGAAGCGCGGGAACGTGAGCGCGCGCCAGGCCACCGCCGCGTCGCGCTCCTCTGCGTTGTGCACGGACCGCGAGCCGTGGATGAGGGCACGATCGATCATGAAGCCCCCAGCGCGAGCGACAAAGGCGCGCTGCTCGCTCGCCCCGGCTCCGCCGAGCAGCATGGCCTCGAGCGGCGCGACAGTCCCGACCATCGAGCTCGGGCACTCGCCGGTCTGGAGGTACGCGGTGTTGTCGCAGTTGAGGCCGCCATCGGCCATCTGGTACCGCACGAACCAGGGCTTGACCCAGGGCAGCGCGCTTTCGACGTCGATGCCGCACGCGGCCAGCACTGGGTACATCGTTCCGAGGGCGCAATGACAGGCGCTGTCGCGCTGCAGGTCGGCGCCCGGAGCATCGCTCGGGTGGATCGGGAAGAGGTGCAAGAGCCGATTGATCCTCGTGGCCATTGCCGCGGAGGTCCGCGCCGGGATCTGGCGTGCTTCGCCGAGCTCGTGGAGCAGCAGCATGTGCCACCACGGGGAGTTCCACTTGGGCCAGTACGGATCGAGCTCGATGCCGCGTAGCGCGGCGTCCGAGCCGAGGTAGGCGACGGAATCGGCGATCCCATGCTCGACTTCAGCGCTCCGGAGCGGGGTGGAGCTGGGAACGGCGGCAAGGTTCTCAAGATTGATCATCATCGGCGGCTCTGGCTCAAGAAGCCTCTTAATGGGGGAGCCACCCCCGGGCGAGTGCTATTTCAGCCGGAGGCGCTCACGCGCCTCGTGCCACGCCGGGGGAATGGACCCACGCCCCGTGTGCAGCACGACGATGCCGCCCACGATGGCGCACGTGGTGTCACGATCCCCGAGCCCAGAGACCGTGGCCCACAGTGCCTCCGCGTAGTCGTCCAGGTGGCGTGCCGCGCACCACACGCAGAAGGGCACCGTATCCTCGGAGATGACCCGCGACCCGCTGCCCAGCTCCTTCGCCGCGACTGCCGGCGATGCCTCGAGCGGCAGCGCTCGTGCTTTCTCCAGCCCTCTGCGCGTGGCTCCCGGTGGGGTGTGCTCCAGCACCGCGTCGAAGAGCTGACGCGCCGAGGGGTTCCTCTCCCGCTCCTGCCAGGCCCAGGCGGCCGCCACAGCGACGGCGATGGCCCCCGCCTGCCCCTCTGGATGGAAGTGCGTCACCTCCGCGGAGGCTCGGGCCTCGGACACCGCCCGGGCCAGATCGTCCGCGAAGTAGGCCCCCAGCGGCGCCACGCGCATGGCACCGCCGTTCCCCATGGAGCCCGTCCCCCCGAAGACTCGCGAGGAGACTCTGCGCCACGGCTCGCCCTCGTGGATCGCCTGGAGGATCTCGTGCGCCGTGCCCCCATAGCCTCGGTAGGGATTCTCGCGGTAGCGGGCGCCGAAGACCCTCGCGAGCTGATCCGGGTCTACCCGCCCATGCTCCTCCAGCACCTGGACGAGACCCAATGCCATCTCCGTGTCGTCTGTGTAGCCCCACGGTGGCTTGGGCAGGGCCCGCTGCTCGAGCATTGGCACCAGGGTCGACGGAGGCAGGAAGAACCGCTCGCCGAACGCATCCCCTACGGACAATCCCTCCAGCGAGAGCAGGGCGCGCTCCATTCGTACAGCATGGTCGGCAGGTTTCGAGATCGTCATGCCGCATGGTCCAACGGCGGGTGGCTAAGTGTCAATAAAACACTAACTAAAGGTGAAGGCGTCTTCCTCGGTCTGGCGGTGGACCCGCCTCACAAGGTAGGGTTGCATCCTCCCTACCTGCAAGGACACCCCATGCACGACGACCTGCCGCCCCTCGGCGCGACCGTGGGCCCATGGCTCATCCTCAACCGCGTCGACTCGGGCTCTTATGGGGTGGTGTTCCATGCACGGCGCACCCACGCTCCCGAGTCGCCGCCCGTGGCGCTGAAGGTCGCCAAGCAACCTGAAGATCCTCGCTTCGAGCGGGAGACCGAGGTGCTTCAGCGCAGCCACCACCCGTCCATTCCGCGCTTCGAGGGCATGGGGCTGTGGATGGGACCGTCAGGCTGCGGCTACCCCTACCTGGCCATGGAGTCCGTGGAGGGCGTCACCCTCTATCGCTGGTTCCAGGAGCAACCGCGCTCCAGTCTGGACGTGCTGCGGGTGGTGGTGCAGTTGGCGGGGGCCCTGGCGTCCGCGCACGGCCGAGGCATCCTCCACCGTGACGTGAAGGGCGACAACATCCGCGTTACTCCTGCGGGCCGGGCGGTGCTCCTGGACTGGGGGAGCTGCTGGCTGCCCACGGCCCGGCCTCTGACGGACACGCCGGTGCCTCCGGGGACCAGCGCCTACCGCCCACCCGAGCAGCGCGGGTTCATGTACGCCTTCCACAAGGACATGGAGGCGCGGTGGGCGTCCCGGCCTGCGGATGATCTGTACGCCCTCGGAGTCACCCTCTACCGGCTTGTCACGGGGACGTACTTGCCTCCCTGTACGGATGGGATGGGCTTGGTGGAGGTGGAGGTGCCCAAGCCCTCGGAGAGGGTGACGGTGAGCCCCGAGCTCGAGGCGCTCATCCTGCGGCTGCTCTCGGATGACCGGCAGGCTCGGGGCACGGCGGAGCAGCTCGTGCGCGAGGCGCTGGAGTGGGTGCAGGCGGCCGGAACGGATGCGCGAGAGCCCATCCTTCCCAAGCACAGCGCGCCCTGTACCGAGGAGGGGCAGGTCTCTTCAGATGGCTCATGCGACGAAGAGATTCTCTCGGATACCGAACCCACCCCCCCGTGTAGAGCGCGCCAGCGGTTCCCCACCTTCCCTGTATTGGGGGCCGCGTTCATGTTGGGGGCTCTCGTCATGGCACTGCTGCCAATGAGAAGGCAGCCCGTGACAGAGGAGCCGTCCGCGCCATGGATGGCCACGCCGCAGGAGGTGGAGCAGTTCACCCCAGACGGGGGTGTCGGCGAGGAGGCCTTGTCGAGCGTTCAAAATGTGCCTCGTGCAGCCGTTCCCACCAGTTTTCTCGGCTTGCGGATGCAGAAGGAGCCGCTGCCCGGGCAGAAAAAGCCGCCGTGCGAACCGGAGATTCAGACGGTCATCAACGGCGGATGTTGGGTAGGTCCACTTGGCAGGAGAAAGCCACCGTGTGGCTCCGAGGCGTTTGACTACGACGATGGCTGTTACATGCCCGTGTTCCCCGCGCCCCGCCAGCCCACCTCGGAGCCGCCGTGACGCTCATTCATCCAATGCCTCGAGCTCGGAGGTCGCCCACATTTGCCAGGCGGCTCCAGGTTTCACGCGAAAATGCAGAAAGTGTCTCCGGGCGTTGTTAGATGCTCCGCCCGCTGCGACTCACCGGCAGCCGGCTTGAATGAGGGGATGACCGTGACGGAGAACACCACCCAGCGCATCTCGGATGCGGCGCTGGCGCACCTGGGGTTGCGGCTGGTGCTGGGCATCAATATCGCCGTCCATGGACTCGTACGGGTGCCCGCGCCGGTCGCCTTCGCCGAGGGGATGGTCAAGGGCTTCGCGGAGACGCCGCTGCCCGCGCCGCTCGTGCTCGCCTTCGGTGTCACGCTGCCCTTCATCGAGCTCGCCGTGGGGGTGGCTGTGCTGCTCGGATTGCGCCTGCGCTGGGCGCTGTTCGGCGGGCTGCTCGTCATGGCC comes from Hyalangium minutum and encodes:
- a CDS encoding DoxX family protein — translated: MTENTTQRISDAALAHLGLRLVLGINIAVHGLVRVPAPVAFAEGMVKGFAETPLPAPLVLAFGVTLPFIELAVGVAVLLGLRLRWALFGGLLVMAGLTFGTCLQQNWNNAGLQLTYAVAYAALLATVAHARFTLDGTLERRTRS
- a CDS encoding ADP-ribosylglycohydrolase family protein, with the protein product MTISKPADHAVRMERALLSLEGLSVGDAFGERFFLPPSTLVPMLEQRALPKPPWGYTDDTEMALGLVQVLEEHGRVDPDQLARVFGARYRENPYRGYGGTAHEILQAIHEGEPWRRVSSRVFGGTGSMGNGGAMRVAPLGAYFADDLARAVSEARASAEVTHFHPEGQAGAIAVAVAAAWAWQERERNPSARQLFDAVLEHTPPGATRRGLEKARALPLEASPAVAAKELGSGSRVISEDTVPFCVWCAARHLDDYAEALWATVSGLGDRDTTCAIVGGIVVLHTGRGSIPPAWHEARERLRLK
- a CDS encoding serine/threonine protein kinase, with translation MHDDLPPLGATVGPWLILNRVDSGSYGVVFHARRTHAPESPPVALKVAKQPEDPRFERETEVLQRSHHPSIPRFEGMGLWMGPSGCGYPYLAMESVEGVTLYRWFQEQPRSSLDVLRVVVQLAGALASAHGRGILHRDVKGDNIRVTPAGRAVLLDWGSCWLPTARPLTDTPVPPGTSAYRPPEQRGFMYAFHKDMEARWASRPADDLYALGVTLYRLVTGTYLPPCTDGMGLVEVEVPKPSERVTVSPELEALILRLLSDDRQARGTAEQLVREALEWVQAAGTDAREPILPKHSAPCTEEGQVSSDGSCDEEILSDTEPTPPCRARQRFPTFPVLGAAFMLGALVMALLPMRRQPVTEEPSAPWMATPQEVEQFTPDGGVGEEALSSVQNVPRAAVPTSFLGLRMQKEPLPGQKKPPCEPEIQTVINGGCWVGPLGRRKPPCGSEAFDYDDGCYMPVFPAPRQPTSEPP